CTTTATTGTGAAGCGTTTTAATACAAAAAAATCCAATTTCAGTTTGAAATTGGATTTTAATTATGTTATAATATCAATTCTTAAGGATTTGTTGACCACAAAGAAGCTGATGCTAACATTGCACGTTTGTCTAATTTTAATAAATCGACAATTAACTGAGCAAAATCTTCTGGTTGAAGAACAGTCTCTGGGTTACCATCTGTAATTTTTAAAACATCTTTTGACATTTCAGATGCAATGGTACTTGGCGTTAAAGTTGTAACGCGAATATTTTTCTTTCTCAATTCGAACATCAACGACTCAGACAAACCAATTAATCCCGCTTTAGATGCTGAATAAGCAGAAGTTACAGCGTTTCCTTTTAAACCAGCAGTTGAAGAAACATTGATAATATCCCCACTTCCTAATTCGACCATTGAAGGAACTACTGTTTTGGAAACGTAATAAGGTCCAAATAGATTTGTACGAACAATCTCTTCCCAATCGTTTTCTTCCATCTCTAAAAAACTACCGAAAGCTGCAATTCCAGCATTATTGATCAAAATATCAAATGCACCAAATGATGTAATTAATTTTTCTAATTGTGTTTTTACTTCATTTTTTTCTGCAACATCAAAAATTGAATAATCAGATTTTACACCAAAATTTTTGATTTCAGTAACGGTTTCTTCTAATTTATTTTTATTTCTTCCCGTAATTGCTACATCTACTCCTTCTTTCGCCAATGCCAAAGCAATTGCTTTTCCTAATCCTCTACTACCGCCAGTAACTAAGGCTTTTTTACCTTTTAAATCTTGCATAATAATTTTTAAATTTATGTTTTACAATTATTTGGAAGTTTTTTAATTATGATTTTGATATACAAAGATAAACAACAAAGTATTGCATTAAAAATTTTTATATTTTCTTAAGATTAATTAATTTAGTTTTCAAATTACACACTAATAACATGACTACTTTTTTAATTATTGCTTTACTTACAATTAACGCCATAGCGTTTCTTCTATTCAAAATAGATAAAAGAAACTCAATTTTAGGAAAACGAAGAGTTTCCGAATGGACGCTTTGTTTAATTACATTAATTGGTGGAACCATAGGCTCATTAATGTCTATGCAAATTTATCGTCACAAAACAAGAAAAAAATCTTTTATTTTTAAAATAATCCTTATTGCAGTTCTACAATGTAGTGCTTTGATATTTCTAATGGATCGTATTTAATTTTAATACCTAAACCTACGACTGTCTTTTTTCTCTGCGAGTTGTTTCTTTTGATTCAATCTTTTTTGTTGAGAAGCTTTCGTAGGTTTTGTTTTCCTTCTAAACTTCGGTATAATCAATGATTTTTCAACCAATTCCATCATATTCTTTGTCACTTTTTCTTTATTATCTAATTGCGATCGTGACTGTTGAGAACTTAGTTGTAAATAACCTTCAGCATTAATTTTATTTTTTAATTTTTCTGAAATCATCGCCTTCTCTTCATCTGAAAAAAATTGAGATTCGAAAACATGCCATTTAGCTAAAACCATTGTTTCAACTTTATTTACATGCTGTCCTCCAGCTCCACTACTCCTTGCAGTTTTATAATTAATTTCAGAAGTAAAATCTTTCATTTTATGAATTTAAAACAATTTAATTATTACTTGCCTCTGTTAAAAGTTTTACATCATCATGAGATAATTTCACATTAACAGCTTCAACAAAAGCATCAAGATGTTGCTCTTTTGTAGCACTTGCAATTGGCGCAACAACCGTTTTTTGTTCTAATAACCAAGCTAACGAAACTGCCGAATATGAGATATTGTATCGATTAGAAATTGTTTCTAATGCATCTAAAATTCGAAAACCTTTTTCATTTAGATACTTCTTTATTCCATCACCTCTCAAACTTTTTTGCAAATCCTCTTCGTTTCTATATTTTCCAGACAAGAACCCGCTTGCTAAACTATAATAAGGTATTACCGCTAAATTATATTTTTCAGCAATTGGTTGCAAAAACTCTTCGAAATGTTGACGATCATACAAATTGTATTCAGGCTGCAACGTCTTATAGTGAGGTAAATTATAAAGCTCTGATTTATCAAGAGATTCACCCAAACGTTCTGAAGAAAAATTTGACGCTCCAATGAAGCGAACCTTTCCTTCTTTTACTAATTGATTGTAGGCTGATAAAGTTTCCTCTACAGGTGTATTGACATCATCATAATGTGTTTGATACAAATCGATATAATCTGTTTGTAAACGAGTAAGTGACTCTTCAACTTCTTTTAGAATATGTGCTTTGGTTGTATTTGGTTTATCTTGAATCATATTTCGTCCACCAACTTTCGTTGCCAAAACAAGCTGATCCCTACCGCCTCTTGACTTTAACCAATTTCCAATTATTTTCTCTGATTCTGTTCCAACATTACCAGGAACCCAATAAGAATAATTATTTGCAGTATCTATGGCATTAAATCCTCTATCGATGAAAGCATCCAAAATTCGGAATGATTCTTCTTCATTCAATGTCCATCCAAAAACGTTTCCTCCAAAAAAAATTGGCTCGATCTCTAAGTCTGTATTTCCTAATTGTACCTTTTTCATAGGTATAAAGATAAAAAAAAGCTACTTTGCAGTAGCTTCCTGGTGTAAAATTTTTTGACTCACACGTCGAAAAAATGTAACTTTTAAGATACTTATGATGTCTTCATAGGTTTAGAAAACGAAGTATCTAAGTTTAATACTTAGTTTGAAATCGATACACAAATATAGATACTGAATATATTCTATCACAAAAAACGGAATCTAACTTCGTAAATTGTATTTTTAGCAAGGTGAAATTAGCAACCAATCGGGTGAAAATTTTAAATGATTTTTAAAATCAGCCTTACTCTTGTCCCTTTTTCTTGAAAAGAAATAAAAATATTCTCATCTAAATTGTGATTTAACAGTTGTAATCGTTCGTTGATAATTTTCAACGCTTTTGATTCGTAATTTTTATTACCTTTTTCCTGATTCAAAATTCCTTTTCCATTATCTTCTACCGTAATTTCTAAGAAATTCTGTTGCAAAGCTAACCTCAAGTTAATAGTTGGTTGTAAACTGTATTGATCAAACGCATGAACAAACGCATTCTCGATAATAGGTTGAATCAACATTGGAGGGATTTTAATCCGATGAATATCTACATTTTCATCTTTTTCGATAGTAAATTGTATCTTATTATTCCATCTAAAATTTTCTACCTCAACATATAATTTTAAAAAATCAATTTCATCTTTCAAACTAATTTCATCTTTTGTTGATAGATTCAGCATTTGACGAATTAAATGAGAAAAACGACCAAGCGAATTCAATGCATTATCAATATCATTGTCCAAAATATAAAACTGTATAGAATTCAGAACATTGAAAATAAAATGCGGATTCATCTGCGATTGTAACGCTGTTAATTTAGTTTCTGTCAATTGACGCTCCAACAACAATCGTTGATTTTCTTGTCGATTCTTTTCATTCAATTGATTAATTTTTAATTGGTTAAACTTATTTAAAGTTTTGATTTTATTTGCATTATATCGATAAATAATTAAACTAACAACAAGAATAGATGATAAAATAAAATAAATATTCAAATAAAAAGGTTCGTCAATATCAAGCGAAATAAGGTCAATAATTTGCTTTGTTCCATTATTGGTATCTGTAATTTCGAGCTGAACTTTATACTTTCCGTATTGTAAATTTCGTAAATGAATTGTCTCATCTCCAAAATATTCGTTCCAACTTTCATCTGGATTAATTCGATAACGATATTTAAAATTTTGAGCAAAATTTACATCAACAACAGAAAAATTAATGGTGACATTATTTTCATTATTTTTCAGTTTTAAGTTTTTATCAATCAAATCAAACCATGCAAATTTATCAATTCCATAATCTTCATCATTCACTTTAAAACTTGTAATGATAACTTTTTTCGGATGATTATTTTGTTTAAACAAATTTTCTAAATTCAATTTATAAAATCCGTTTTCAACTCCAAGTGTCACAATTTTTCCATCAAAATTTGATGAATGAATATCTTTATTGACAAAACCTTGTTCGTTACTAATCATATAAGTTTTTCCCTTATTAAAAACCAATAAATTACGATTCGTTCCGATTAAAATACTTTCATCAAAAATATCAATCGAACTGATATTTTCTCCTCCAATTTGACGAATATCAAACATTTTTTTAGTTTTCAATTCATCTCCTTTCACTTCTAAAATGTATACTTTCGCAAATTCTGTCGCAACCATCAAAAGGTTATCGCCAATACATTTTATCATTTTAATTTTTGATTCTGTAAACTGGTTATTTTCTAAATACGAAACAAATTTTCCATTTTCATATTTAAACAATCCATCCAAAGAAGAGCCGAAAAAAACAGCCTTTTTATTTTTACAAATCGATACCACATCTTTCGGTACGTTTCCTTGTTCTGGTGAATAGGCACGATAATTCAACGAATTAAAATCTTCAAAAATTAAAATTCCTCCGACAGGACTTGTTTGAATAAATTGATTGTTAAAAAACGTAAACTGACTTGTTCTGTTTGGTAAATATCTTTTGAAATTTCCTTCAAAATCCAATTCAAAAAGGCCCAAATTTGTAGCAATAACAAACGAATTTCCATGAATAATTAGTTTATAAAACCGAAGATTTTTTTCTTTTAAATTGAAATCGATTTCGTAAAAATCTTTGTTCGACTGATTAAGAAAATCTTTATATTTTGCTTTATTACGAAGCATATAATCATAAAATTCTTCTCTTTTTATCAATTTATTGACAACATCATTTTGTTTAAAATAAAGTCCTTCTGGTGTTAGAAAATAATGTGTATTGTTGATTTTAAAAGTTTCAATTATTCGCTTATTATCAATTGTCGAGAACTCTAAAAAATGATTAAAATGAACTTCAAAAAGCCCTTTATCAGCACTTCCTACATAAATCAAATCATCTGTTTTGCTACTAAAAATACGATATGGGAAATCTGAAGCAATTCTAAACTTGTCGGTTTGATTTAAAATTTGATTATTCCTTAGCTCCGCAATTATTCCGTTTCCTGCGCCAATATCATAACCTGCAAGTAAAATAGATTGTCGTTTTTCAGATTTATTATGGTTTCTAAATACTGGTAAATCATAGGTTTCAAAATTCGTTTTATGATTTAAAAAATCGTTGATTGGAATTACTTTTAGACCTTTGTTTGAAGATAAATACAGTTTATTTTCATCCACAAAGCTATAATTAATACGATTATAGGAATTGGCTAATTTTAATTTATTCGGTTGAACTTCGTACACACCATGATCAATTGTGGTAACATACACTTTGTTTTGATACTCAAAAAAAGAGACAGCCTCGAATACAATATTGTTGTTTTTCTCGAAAGCTGGATTATAAATTTTTTTTGATTTTGTATCAATTATAGAAACTCCACCTTGAGTAGCAATATAGATTAAATCATTCAAATATAACAAATT
This portion of the Empedobacter stercoris genome encodes:
- a CDS encoding 3-ketoacyl-ACP reductase; amino-acid sequence: MQDLKGKKALVTGGSRGLGKAIALALAKEGVDVAITGRNKNKLEETVTEIKNFGVKSDYSIFDVAEKNEVKTQLEKLITSFGAFDILINNAGIAAFGSFLEMEENDWEEIVRTNLFGPYYVSKTVVPSMVELGSGDIINVSSTAGLKGNAVTSAYSASKAGLIGLSESLMFELRKKNIRVTTLTPSTIASEMSKDVLKITDGNPETVLQPEDFAQLIVDLLKLDKRAMLASASLWSTNP
- a CDS encoding DUF1294 domain-containing protein encodes the protein MTTFLIIALLTINAIAFLLFKIDKRNSILGKRRVSEWTLCLITLIGGTIGSLMSMQIYRHKTRKKSFIFKIILIAVLQCSALIFLMDRI
- the arfB gene encoding alternative ribosome rescue aminoacyl-tRNA hydrolase ArfB translates to MKDFTSEINYKTARSSGAGGQHVNKVETMVLAKWHVFESQFFSDEEKAMISEKLKNKINAEGYLQLSSQQSRSQLDNKEKVTKNMMELVEKSLIIPKFRRKTKPTKASQQKRLNQKKQLAEKKDSRRFRY
- a CDS encoding aldo/keto reductase produces the protein MKKVQLGNTDLEIEPIFFGGNVFGWTLNEEESFRILDAFIDRGFNAIDTANNYSYWVPGNVGTESEKIIGNWLKSRGGRDQLVLATKVGGRNMIQDKPNTTKAHILKEVEESLTRLQTDYIDLYQTHYDDVNTPVEETLSAYNQLVKEGKVRFIGASNFSSERLGESLDKSELYNLPHYKTLQPEYNLYDRQHFEEFLQPIAEKYNLAVIPYYSLASGFLSGKYRNEEDLQKSLRGDGIKKYLNEKGFRILDALETISNRYNISYSAVSLAWLLEQKTVVAPIASATKEQHLDAFVEAVNVKLSHDDVKLLTEASNN
- a CDS encoding sensor histidine kinase codes for the protein MWFRNFILLITIFCSNWLSAQFVLTKQYTYENGLPANEILSIYKDSRNIVWVGTRFGVFVKDMDNFKIMKSFEKVQYNNIWKIIEDKDHNIWFGSYGQGILKFTGQQYELINTSKGLVSDRVRNLLYLNDLIYIATQGGVSIIDTKSKKIYNPAFEKNNNIVFEAVSFFEYQNKVYVTTIDHGVYEVQPNKLKLANSYNRINYSFVDENKLYLSSNKGLKVIPINDFLNHKTNFETYDLPVFRNHNKSEKRQSILLAGYDIGAGNGIIAELRNNQILNQTDKFRIASDFPYRIFSSKTDDLIYVGSADKGLFEVHFNHFLEFSTIDNKRIIETFKINNTHYFLTPEGLYFKQNDVVNKLIKREEFYDYMLRNKAKYKDFLNQSNKDFYEIDFNLKEKNLRFYKLIIHGNSFVIATNLGLFELDFEGNFKRYLPNRTSQFTFFNNQFIQTSPVGGILIFEDFNSLNYRAYSPEQGNVPKDVVSICKNKKAVFFGSSLDGLFKYENGKFVSYLENNQFTESKIKMIKCIGDNLLMVATEFAKVYILEVKGDELKTKKMFDIRQIGGENISSIDIFDESILIGTNRNLLVFNKGKTYMISNEQGFVNKDIHSSNFDGKIVTLGVENGFYKLNLENLFKQNNHPKKVIITSFKVNDEDYGIDKFAWFDLIDKNLKLKNNENNVTINFSVVDVNFAQNFKYRYRINPDESWNEYFGDETIHLRNLQYGKYKVQLEITDTNNGTKQIIDLISLDIDEPFYLNIYFILSSILVVSLIIYRYNANKIKTLNKFNQLKINQLNEKNRQENQRLLLERQLTETKLTALQSQMNPHFIFNVLNSIQFYILDNDIDNALNSLGRFSHLIRQMLNLSTKDEISLKDEIDFLKLYVEVENFRWNNKIQFTIEKDENVDIHRIKIPPMLIQPIIENAFVHAFDQYSLQPTINLRLALQQNFLEITVEDNGKGILNQEKGNKNYESKALKIINERLQLLNHNLDENIFISFQEKGTRVRLILKII